A window of Ursus arctos isolate Adak ecotype North America unplaced genomic scaffold, UrsArc2.0 scaffold_16, whole genome shotgun sequence genomic DNA:
ACATTATTATCAGCAATGGTGGATGCTGGTGATGCTTTGACCAGACTCCTTCGTGACCCAGGGCGCCCATCCCCAGCTGCCGTGGGTGTTGCTGTGAGGGTCACAGATGCCCCTTTTCAGAAGAATTGCCCTTGGCCAGATGGCATGGACGCTGCCTTGCCCCGAGGCTTTTATCACCTTCCCTTCAGAGGCAGTCTGTCACCAAGACTGACTGACACAGAAATACACAAGGAGGGTCTTCTTGCCTCCAGGCAGGACGGGCTCTGGTACAATTCATGCTGCAGGTTCCCCGTAGCTCAGGCCGAAGACGCTCTCCAGCTGGGAGCGCACCCTTGCTTAGCCCCCCCGCCCTGTCCTGCTCCCCCGTGCTCCTTTTCGTAAGAATACCCCTTAAGAAATCATGTGCACCAAATCCCTGTTTCAGACTCTGCCTCCAGGGAAACCAGACCTAAAACAACCTATTTTATTGATCAGAAAAATTTCAAGGAAGCTAAGTGATGTATGTATCACCCACTTAATAAGGGTTGGACCTAGGATATCACCCAGATATGTCTATTCCCAGGgcctccactctttttttttttttttaattaataatgattttttattatattatgttagtcaccatacagtacatccccggttttcgatgtaaggctcgatgattcattagttgtgtataacacccagtgcaccatgcaatatgtgccctccttactacccatcaccggtctatcccattcccccacccccctcccctctgtagccctcagtttgtttctcatagtccatagtctctcatgtttcattcccccttctgattaccccccctttctttatccctttcttcccctactgatcattctagttcttatgttccatagatgagagaaatcatatgatagttgtctttctctgcttgacttatttcactaagcattatctcctccagtgccgtccatgttgtagcaaatgttgagaactcattctttctgattgctgagtaatattccattgtatatatggaccacaacttcttaatccagtcatctgttgcagggcatctcggctccttccacgatttagctattgtggacattgctgctatgaacattggggtgcatatggcccagGGCCTCCACTCTTAACCACGACAAGATCCTACCTGAGGTGCCTTGGTTTTCTTAAGTCCCTGGTTATTAATGGGGTTCAAATCGAAGGACCACATAAGTTTTCTCCCAGACCCAGAATATACTCTAATTTGGAGGGAGGCCTTGTATAGACAAGCTACTGggccttcttcttctttaaacatCTCCTTTGGGGTGTCTGCCACTTTAATAAAGGAAGAGAAGTATGTTGAGAGATCTCATGAGAAGAAGAGAGCATGTAGCCCTACTTTCAGTGTAGAGAGAAGAAATTTGGGATGATGAGCCGGAAGAGAAAAGACCAAAGGGACCCACGGTAGCTGTCTTCCAGTATTTgacttggactttttttttttttttttttttttttgtcttcttctctgtAGCTGTTCGAGGGCAGAAATCTGGATGATGGGGAAATGTTGTGGAAGGTACATTCTGGTTCAGTAGAAATAATAACCTCCAAAATGACAGGACTCCAGGGACGGAATGTGCTATCTTGACATGTACTAATTTTTCCATCACTGCAagtgttttaagagaaaaggTGAGGGTTGTTTAGAgtgaatttttgttttcaatacATCACAGATGAGACAGCCTCTTAGTTCTGAATTCCAAGAATCTAtgctcaaaaacttaaaaaaaaaaaaaaggccccatACTTTTAACATCAGggattttcaatctttttttaatttttatttatttatttatttatttttaaaaaagattttatttatttatccgacagagatagagacagccagcgagagagggaacacaagcagggggagtgggagaggaagaagcaggctcatagcggaggagcctgatgtggggctcgatcccataacgacgggatcacgccctgagccgaaggcagacgcttaaccgctgtgccacccaggtgcccctcaatcttttttttaaagcagcagaaaactttttaaaaacaaaaacttgaatgGAACTGCAGGTATCAAACAGATCAAAGGAAAGATGCTCAGGTTACAgctggaagggagaagggaggagggaccaGAGCCCAACCTTCTTAGCCTCTCTCGATTTTTTGATTTTGACCCCAGAACCAAGTCTAGTTTCTAATATTCGCATTCAAGACTTTGACAGTCTTACGGCTGTGCAATTCTGTCACATCGTAGCGTGCATGAACTCCCAGCTGCAGCCATGCagtatttttcattgtttccaaGCAGCTCGCAAGCATGCCAGCTGCCACTGCTCTGTTCACACCGCTCCCCTACCTGCAATATGTcctcacaccctcccctctgccattTCTCTGAAACCTGTCTTCCCGCAAGACTCTGAGAAGCTCCTCCATGAAGCTTCCCTGACCACTCTGGCCTTCGCTGATTGTCCCATGTCCTGTTCTACTGGaatatggtgtttttttttattttaatttttttattttgatgcagcaCAGACAACTTTGTATTGCTTTTACTCATGTGGCCATTCCACCCGACCACTGTGATCATGTATGTCCTGCTTTCTGCTTTCTGGGTCTGTGGGAGCATCGCACTTCCTGGCCCTCTTGTGGCTGGATGGGGCCACGCCACTGTTGTAGCCAGGGAGTTACACCCTGCCTATTACTTCCAAGGTCGGGCCATGCGAGGGGCGGTTCAAGACCCCCAGAGCTCTGTTTTTCCGCTGCCGTGGCACTCAGCAACAATCGAGTGGCTCTCCATCAGTGCATCAGTTGGGCTCCTGAGTAAGAAGATGTGGAGCAGCGTCTCCAGCCAGCCTGCGGCGGACACGCAGCGCGAGGGAAAAATAAACCTCTGTTCTTATAAGCCACCAAgagtcttctccctgccccccgaCCCCCCGCGGCATCACAACGTAGTTTGTCCTGATACAGTTGGCTACTAGGGGACAGTGTCCTACAGTGTTTTGTACTTCTGAGGCTCAACAGAGTACCTTGTTCATCGTAGATGCTTAATCAAGATCTGatttatttagcaaacatttttgaAGTGTTTTTGGAAGCTCATCTAAAAATGGTTGCTTTCCATTTTCCTAAAGAAGCTGTAAGCATTTTAGGGACCGGAACCCCCTTAGATAGTTCCTCTGTCACTATGTCCCGAGCACTAGTCCACAGGAAACTTAACGTGGTCTGCATACGGGCGCCAggttgtggggtgggggcagttaGAGAAAGATATTCTAGGAGGGATGAAAACAAGTCCTGACCTGGAGACAGCAGTGGTTGATTCCTGGGAAAGAAGACAAATGAAATGATGCAttgagagaaagagcagcttCTAGAAAGGTCTGGGCCACTGTAAAGAAGCCAGTGAAGTCATCCTGGGAGGCGCGAAAGAGCTAGAAACGGATACACTTTGAAACATGCTCTGATAGCTCTTTCCCCGGAGCTCGAAAAGAGATACATTGTATAGGCTTCGGACACAGAGGACAGATCTGTCCTTGAGCCTGGATTCTGGGTAAACACTCTGGATCTTAGGCTTGAAATTAGTTTAGTTAGTTTTGATATTTTCAACCTTGACTTGAAAAAGCACAGGGAGCAGAGAGGTCTCTGAATCCCTGACAATCCTTGCCCCCTTAATGGAATACTGACTGTGTTGACAagagagcagagccaggagagctgcagggaggagagagaccgACGGTCAAACGCTCCAAGAAGTCAAGGCAGACGAGAATCCATGGTAGATACCGACAGCGACCGGTCACCTGGGCTTTCctgtatgccagacactgttccacACCGTTCTATGTGCTTTACAACTATTACCTTCTTCATCTTCACAGCGAACCTCTGAGGTCAGCGGTGCTGTCTCCGTATTAGGAATGGCAAACTGAGGTTCAAGGGCATTAACTGGTTTGTTCAAAGTCAAAGGCATTAACTGATTTgttcatatatcatatatatacacatatattactcggccataaagaagagtgaaatcttgccatttgcaacgacatggaccGAGCTAGAGagggtaatgctaagtgaaataagtcagtcagagaaagacaaataccatatgatttcactcatatgtgggatttaagaaacaaagcaagcgagcaaaggggaaaaaaagagagagagaggcaaaccaagaaacagacttaactacagagaacagactgagggttaccagaggggaggtggggggaaggatgggtgaaacaggggctagggattaagagcacacttaccagGATGAGTGCAGGCtgttgtacagaagtgttgaatcactatattgcacacctgaaactactattgcactgtatgttcactaactagaatttaaataaaagcttaaaaaaaaaagccacatggCTGATCAGCGGTAGAgtgaggatttgaacccagatttgTTTGgtttcaaacaatttttttttttttaattcccccgCACTGGCCCTGGTGATAGATTGTCATACAACATTTCAAGAAACTTGAGGGAAACATGCCGGCATATCCACTGCCATTGCTAATTACACATAACCCAGGAGCCAGAGGGCCGACATGTcatagaaataaagagaaagccaCACAATCTCCGAGCCTCGCGTGGGCCAGTAGCCTCATCCTCTTTCCCCACCACCCTCCAGTGTCCCCACCCTCAAAGACGGCAATGAAGCAGGATGTAGACGGGAAGTGGTCTTTTATGAGAGTCTCCTTTACTGCTGAAAACCAGTGTTGCTGGTGCTAGATGACGTACGTGTTGGATTCAGGTCATTTCCTCATTAGGCCACCTGTCCTCTAATCAGCATAACAAACACGCAGGGTTATGACGACGTCCTTTACTGGAGGGGAAGTGGATCTCGAAACAGTTTAGTGTGGGACAAATTCTGTGCCTTAAAGCGTTCTTTGGACGTACAAAGGAGGTCCCGTCAAGACTAAGCTTCTGCACGAATGGGGTTCCCATGAGttactctcctctctctctctccagtcctTCACGACTCTAGAAACAATCTTCTTCCTCAAAATGGAGGAAGCTGTGCCTTTGGTTTTGCCCTGGGCCTTGTGAACTCAAAGGGCACCCTGGGCTTCTCTTCAGCCACCCTTTCTGGCACGAAAGGAAATGAGTTCCAGTTCACAGCGCTGATTTCCTCACTCGTAATCCTTAGAAGAAAGCCCCTGTCGAAgagcacttttttctttctttcagttgtCTGTTGCAAGGATTGAGTTAATTATTTACAGCAAATTTGTCATTGTTGGTCTTATGAGAagactttcttttgttttatttttactgatttattgatttttttatccccACGATCAGCTCCCATCCATGTCCTTCATAGGCAGCTCTTCCAATGTTTTAATATGAACCTTTtcagagtatttttatttatttatttattttatttatttatttttttaaagattttatttatttattcgacagagttagagacagccagcgagagagggaacacaagcagggggagtgggagaggaagaagcaggctcatagcagaagagcctgatatggggctcgatcccataacgccaggatcacgccctgagctgaaggcaggcgcttaaccgctgtgccacccaggcgccccagagtatttttattttatgtaagtgatTTTAGGTCATGTATTTCATTCTGttgcttatcttttaaaatgagcACTAGTTTTTGGAGAAGTCAACTTCACTCAGCTataatttccataaaataaaacacacccaTTTTAAGTGGGTAAATTTTGATGTTTTGACACCTGtgtatagaacattttcatcatcttaaTAAAGCTCTCTTGTGTCCCATCTTAGTCAACGCCCGcctcctcccaccagccccaggTAACCACTgatgtgtcttttgttttttggtttttgtcacAGTAGACTCGATTTGTCCTTCCTAGAGTTTCATACAAATAGATTTACTCAGTATATTCTCTTTtggcctggcttctttcactcagtccAATGCTTTTTAGATTCCCGCAAACTGCAAAGTTAAAGCGTCTTtattgctgagcagtattccattatatggataaactgccatttatttctttgctaCTTGATGAATATTTAAGTTGCTTCTATTTAtgataaataaagctgctgtgaaaaTTTACGTACACTTTTTGGTGTCGACATAACTCTTTTTTtatcttggataaatacctaggaatggaattgctggattgtatggtaagtgtgtttaactttataagaaaccatcaaactaaaacaaaacaaaacaacaccagggctcctgggtggctcagtgggttaagtgtctgactctgaatttcagctcaggtcatgatctcagggtcttgggactgagctcCGCGTTGGGacctgtgctgagtgtggagcctgcttgagattctctctctctccctctgcctcttccccccacgtctttctctaaaataaatgaataaatcttaaaaacaaaacaaaacaaaacccccatcAAACTGGCTTCCAAAGTGGTGATTCCATTACAGTGAGCCAGCACGTTCTTCTCGTGGGGATGGCGGAGGCACAGAAAGGCGAGTGAAGACATTCATCACCTCTTAAAGCCTAGGCTCAAGACTGGCGCATTGTCGCTTCTGCCCATGCGACACTGGCTAAAGCAAGTCACATAGCCAAGACAACAGTGAGGGAGAGCGAAGTGTATTCCTCCTGGGGTGAGACCTTACAAATGCGTGGGTTCAAATAAGGGTGTAAAATTGGGGTCGATAATGCAATCTACCGTACATTACAGGAAACACCACGATGGGAGAAAGTGGCCTTTCCTTTGGCCCCTAGGAAGATGCTCCTTGTTCTTCTCAAACACACACTGTTGGAAGAAAGCTCTGTGGCCTTCCCGCTCATTCCACTCCACAAATGCTGATGTGTGCGTTGCCGGGAATGATGGCCATGGGGCCGTTAGgtattccttctgcttctgcccttcccttaCTATCCTTTAAATGAACCGCCAACATATGGGACATCATAGGGTGTCCTCATTGCTGGAAGGAACCCAAGGAACACAGAGTATCActccttttctgtctcattgctctctctcttttcttttaccaGACATGAATCAACAGTAAAAACATTTCCCCCCTTCTGGGCTCCCCAGTTGTGTTAGAAACCTCCTCAAAGGCAAGGCTGTGTCCTCTCTTTGTTAAGGTCTCTTCCCCCTGTCCCGGCCCCCTGGAAGTGCAGACAAGCTGGTGGATTCGGTAGCCAATCAGCCAGTGTGGTTGACTACTTGCCTGTCTGTCCAATCTTAAATGACTGTTCCCTTTCTGGTTCACTGATCATGGGTCCGCCATGCTTCTCAGGGCAATAAATACCAGTCTCGACTGCCCCGAATGGGGACCTCTGCCTGTCTTGCCAGCCCAGAAGGCTCCAAGCCTCTTAATctctccctgagcccccagcaTTCATGAAGCTCATGCTCCTGGTTTTGGCTGTTATCCTGCTCCTGGTCCGAGTCACCCAAGGTAAACAGGATCTCTCCCAAGGGGCAGGGGGTCATGTTCAGGGAATTCCGGGGGCTCTCGCAGCCTGGGTGAGGAGAACCGCAGGGTCCACGGAGGCCTTTGGATGATCTCTGTGGCCAAGGGAAAATTTGAGTTGTCTGATAGCAGCTGATCCTGCCAGCGCCATTACTTGACGACTCTGATCTCTGGTTTGCTCTGGAAAAGTGGAGCATGGTGACCCGGGCAGAGGGTACATGCGAGAGAGAGACTTGGGTGTGGAGTACAGTAAAACGGGGTACTTTTCCAAaaacactggggggggggagatttgAATTTTGATCTATTGTTGCCTCTGTGAAAATGGTTCCTGAATTTCTGATTgaggattcttttaaaaaaactattttatttgtttatttgtcagagagagagggagagagggaaagggaagcacaagcaggggagcagcaggctccctgctgagcaaggagccccatgcaagactcgatcccaggaccctgggatcatgacctgagccaaaagcagatgctgagccacccaggtgcccctctgattGAGGATTCTGATTCCATTCTTAGGCAACCTCAATTTATCTGGGCTACTTTAGCTTGTGGGTTCTGCAGAGCAGCTGTTCCTAATTATCTTGGCTGGTTAAGACCAGCGAAACGGCCCAGGATGTCATGGAGAAGGGAGTATGACATTCTTGGGAATTTTACCGGTGCCCTAAAAGACCTGCGGGTAGGTGTCCAGATGGGTGTATTTCCGATTCCTGTACCGTTCATTGATACGGTCAGAGAGGGAACTGAGGGCAAAGGGGAAAGCGAGCTGATATGAGCTACCCTATACTATGGGGGAGATGAAACCTTGGAGAGACGGGGACCGCCTGTCTTCCCCAAAGGAGCTGGCCAGGGAGGGGAAGCTGCCTCATAGGTCCTAGGCCACCAAGTGGACTTTGGGATTGTGACTGAGGACACAAATGGGAGAAGAAAGGATAATGGCCCATCATCTCTCCTAAATCTTGTAAGGCTGTCTTGTAAGGGCTTTTCCCCCACATAGGTCCTATTTCCCTCACTATTGTCTTCTCTGCTGGGCTTTGACCTCCCCCTTTCTCAGCCCCCTGCTTTATTTCAAGACTGACCCTgccttctcctttttttgttttgttttgttctctccttcccttttaaTTTCAGCCATGCGTTGCTGGGGCAAGTTGGGAAGGTGCAGAACAACGTGTGAACAGAATGAAGTCTTCCATATATTATGCACGGATGAAGCTAAGTGTTGTGTCAACCCCAAGCACATACCTGTCAAAACTTGATCCTTACGTGCACCTGGAAGCCTGGGGTAACCCCTGTAGTCTGACCACTCTCGCCCAACGTTGAGTCCAATGTCGTTAGAGCCCACAGTTCTATTAAATCATTCTTGGCTGTACCATTGTGTCTGCAGCTCGGCCTCATTATACTTACGAATCAGTAACAAAGGAAGGTGTGTGTGCGGATTAGGGAGAACGGGGTGGACCAGTAGGTAGTAACAGTCTGTTTTGCACATTCCTCCTTGCCTGCTGGCCCACGGCTCGTCCCAGATGATATAAATGAGGAATGTTCGTTCTATCCGTTTGATTCTTGCTTCCTAGACCAGCACTGCCAggagaactttctgcaatgatggaacaGCCCATCTCTGTGTTGTCCAATATGGCAACTACCCGCCACAGGTGGCtcttgagcatttgaaatgtggctggtgagTCAGTGCACAGAGACACCTGTGGCATCCTTGCTTGTAACACGGAAGCAGAACCGGAAAGCATTCTAAACGTCCCTCAGTAGGGAAATGAAGTCTCCATGCTAATGACGACTATGTCTCACTTAAAAAAGGTGACGTAAACATGCCTAACTCTGCAAGACATACTGtgggttgaaaaaggaaagccatCCCCTGCGATGGAAAACGAAACATTAACGAGCACTGTATGTTTTCTAAAGGTGCGTATGTGTGCAAAGTCAGCAGAGGACAATCACGCAGACGcagatcatttgtttttaaaatcattctgtaaatacatattatgtgatttttattagTATCTTTTCCCCCAAAAAGGCATTAAGTTCCATGAAGAcatataagtaaaaagaaaaagaaacgtgGCTAGTGTAACTGGGGAACGGaatacttaatttaatttaatttaatttaatttaatctaaACTTCTGTTTCGAGAGCTTAATGTGAGTACTGGTTATCATATTGGACACTGTAGCTTTAGGGCCTTGAGATACAggctgcttctttttctctatgtTCACTCCAAAAGGGTGCATCCCTCCCCTGATAAGACCTGCAGTTCTACCCGTTAGGGACTCTAGGATCGTGTCTCCTAGTTTTCTTCAACCAACAGAGAGCTGGTATCAGGCCCCATGTGGGTTCCTGCTCcgtctctttcctttcctcccagtTGGGGCCACATGATATTGAATTGTGGGCTCGTCTTTTTCCAGGACTGATCCTGAACTGAGACAATGGCGATCTTCCCACCACCAGCTCCGTGATTTCAGGGGTGGCCTCAAGTATTCCCCACCCTTGCTGCTTAGCTGACTAATCAAAGAGGACTTGGTTATTCTGAGTTGGGAGGTTCTGTTCGGCATCACCTACTCACTCTCCAGTCCCTTCATATGAGAACACTGAAACTGGCCTTAGCCTTATGGCTTGCCTCCGTCATCCCAGCACACCCCTCCGTTGAAACCTCCAGCCCCAGTGTTGAAGTCTTACTGAAAGTGCCAAAGGAAGAACACTGGATTCAGAATCAGAACGTCTGGGGGTTCAAATCCTTGACCACATATCTGCTGCATGATGCTAGGCAAGCCATTTAACCTTCTCCGTTTTATCTTCTCATCTCTAAAGTGAGGATTCACCCTACCTGAGGCACAGGGTTGTCgtaagattaaatgaaataactggTAGGaaatgcccagcacagaggctAATGCACATTCGATTCCCGTTAAGACTTCGGatgccctcctcttcccttctcgTATCAGGTCGGCCATTGTGGCCTCTTGAGTCTTCCTTGGCAATGGCTTCGTGCAAACCTTACTATTCTGCACTGTATTCAGAGCTGCTCTCTCCGCTCAGTCCCTCCTTGGcgtcctccctcctctttctcacaCTCCGGGCTTTCTACCTTGAGTTTTGCTGCTGATCTTTTCATCTCCCTGCTAGGTCATATTGCCCCACATCCTGGCACCCTATCTCACAAGGGTTCCTTGTGGCCTACAGCAACATTCTTCAACATATTTCATGATGACACACCTCAAATTTGTCATTGGATGTCATGATTTGAGTTCATCAGAGACCAGCTTAAGCAGAAAGGGCATTTCTTGGAAAGATACCACATAGCTCATAGAACTGATAGGAAGTCTAGACAATTGGGCTTGGAAGGACCACGGGAGAGTGAGCAGCAGAGGGGATCTACCGGGGTCCCACCAGCAGCATTGCCATCCTGGCACTGGACACGTGGAGTCTTGCCTGGACTTCTCCCACGGCGGCTTCTGCCTGCTGGCCACCATGGGAGTGTTGTCTCCACCTTCTCTGTGGTTTGAATTGGGTCCTTTAAGATTCAAAGTCCTTTGCTGGAGCATCCAGTTGGCTGAGCCTGGGTCATATGCCTGCCCACCAACTCTCAGAGTGGTGCAAAAGAGTATTTGCCATTGATGTTTTCTGTAGTGTTTTCTGTAGGACAGCAGCCCTCCTTTCCGCCGAAACCCAAAGAGTAGAAAGGGATTCAGTTGCTGAATGTCTGCAGATGCTCAAGTGATCGCTACCAGGGATTCccctaagcctctgccttcgctCGGAGTGTTCCCTTCCACGGCTGACCTTTCTGACTGCCAGGGCTGCGAGTAGGGCAagcaggcaggggtgcctgggtgcagCATATAGGGGGGCACGCGCCCTCAGGGTCACGTGAGTGCCTCCTGGTACTTCCCTTGCCACCCCCCCCGCCAGTGGCATCCTGCACTTCTCTCACCACCCACCACGCCCAGAGCTGCCCGATGAACGGCTGGTGGAATTCATCCGCAGTAGCCTGAGCGTGAggagcaagagaaatgaagatcGTCGTCATGAAGTAAGGAGCAGATTCTCCTCGTTTCCTGAAATCATGGGGTCTTAGTAGGATCaagaggaggaagacaggagACCCCAACAGTAACTGACATTGGGCATCTCCCCAACTTTGTAAGTGGCGTCTTGGCGTTGAacttaaaatacagataaataaagCATTCGCTGGGACTTGAGTGTGGCGGCACCTTCATGACTGGTGTGTGACTATTACCATGTTAATGACTTTTAGAAGCAACGCCCCCCGAGCACCCACAGTGCTTGAAGCAGGGCACAGTCAGGGACATACTGGTGTAGGGGCTTCTCCAGCTGCCAGCCCCTCTTTCCTAGCCTCGCCACACTTTCATGCAAACTTGGCCTCATCTCGCCTCTCTCAAGCCAAAGCCCCTCATCTGGATACTTCTCCTGCCTCACTGGGAAAGCGAGGAGAAGACGTGAGAGCGTGCAAGTCAAAGAATCTGTGAACGCCTGTGATTTTATGGTGCGATTTTCTTCTACCTTcttgccatatatatttttttaagattttatttatttgagagacagagcgcacaagcagggggagcagcaggcagagagagagggacaagcagacaccccgctgatcagggagcctgatgcggggctcgatcccaggaccccaagatcatgatctgagctgaagtcagacgctgaaccgactgagccacccaggggccccccttCTTGTCATATTATTAGCCTCACAGGTTAGAGGGAGGGTTCGCCGACATAGAGTAGAAGTCGATGGCCTGTGTGGGACCTGCTGGGAATGCGATCGCTAGCACCTGCCTTCCCCTCCGCACCGTGGGATTCAGGCTGCGGGGCGTGGGCAGCATGTCAGCACCTGAAAAGTGCAACTGTGCGGATTTCGGGGGGTGGGTGGCGCAGGTCTTAGAGAACTGGCCGGGCTGTACCGTGTGGGAGGCCTTACAAAGGCCAAAGCCACGGTCTGTTCTGGCCTTGGCAGGATTCAGGAGATACCGCACGTTCCCAGGGGCCAAGTTGGCTCTCTGACCAAGGTCTGCCTCTTTCCCTATCTCCTGGTCTTTTCTCCCACAGTGGCTTCTCCCCCACTGGCCACGTTGGCAGTCCTGCCCCCTGCTGCCCACTGCCCTTAGCCTTGGCCCGGGTCTCCTGGCTTCCCAGAAAATCACCACGCAACTGTCATGCTCTGGAGTCAGAGCACGTAGGGCCTCAAGGGGGACCATGGGGCTGAACTGGACAGAACTCTAGGCCCTGGCACTTGGTGGTCGGAGCACAAATCCACACACGCACATGTACTTGAGAACACACTAACACACACCCATCCAATTACAAGCCTACACACAGATGACATGCAAgtataaacatacacataaacattCAAGTactcacatatacaaaatacGCACAAATA
This region includes:
- the DEFB121 gene encoding beta-defensin 121 yields the protein MKLMLLVLAVILLLVRVTQAMRCWGKLGRCRTTCEQNEVFHILCTDEAKCCVNPKHIPVKT